From the Anoplopoma fimbria isolate UVic2021 breed Golden Eagle Sablefish chromosome 14, Afim_UVic_2022, whole genome shotgun sequence genome, one window contains:
- the LOC129102730 gene encoding rhodopsin: MDAEELIESIIRAFMFLAGILGNNWLAIRSLPGRKSGIRTNEVLFINLAVSNLITNYLVDLPDTMADFAGRWFLGETFCAVFRFCADLSKTSSIFSTFFISAYWHQKLVGSLKRGGAPVQLDSLCLVGCLLAGSWTVAVVFSIPHVFFVAVEGRNESKEDCVDVFPSAIARQTYEIFYLTLANALPVAGIVFASVQIVITLLRNKQRIQGHSSDATKEMVKDESKSTESRNDGVVSTVSGPGTSNDPKDSESLTHVYTGVPASSCPPEGLSGQSSPCNKETNRDSGAGAPPNPPKPSQIRAKPSQSSNTQVRAAKSVVAVAVVFLVCWLTHLLLRISNNITTSPMVVEVASYIAASYTCIIPYIFLYGVKKLSCSCKR, translated from the coding sequence ATGGATGCAGAGGAGTTGATTGAATCCATCATCAGAGCATTCATGTTTCTGGCAGGCATCCTGGGAAACAACTGGCTGGCTATTCGCTCCCTGCCCGGACGGAAATCTGGAATCCGCACCAACGAGGTCCTCTTCATCAACCTGGCCGTCTCCAACCTCATCACCAACTACCTGGTGGACCTGCCCGACACCATGGCAGATTTCGCTGGCCGTTGGTTCCTGGGGGAAACCTTCTGCGCCGTGTTTCGTTTCTGTGCCGACCTCTCCAAAACCAGCAGCATCTTCTCGACCTTCTTCATCAGCGCTTACTGGCACCAGAAGCTCGTGGGCTCCCTGAAGCGTGGCGGTGCACCGGTGCAGCTGGACAGCCTGTGCTTGGTGGGCTGTCTGCTGGCTGGCAGCTGGACGGTGGCAGTGGTCTTCAGCATCCCACATGTGTTCTTTGTAGCGGTCGAGGGCCGAAATGAGAGCAAAGAAGACTGCGTGGACGTCTTCCCTAGCGCGATAGCGAGGCAAACCTATGAAATCTTTTATTTAACCCTGGCTAATGCTCTTCCCGTCGCTGGGATCGTATTTGCCAGTGTCCAGATTGTCATCACTCTGCTCCGAAATAAGCAGCGCATACAGGGTCATAGCTCTGACGCTACCAAGGAGATGGTAAAGGATGAAAGCAAGAGTACTGAAAGCAGAAATGACGGAGTAGTCAGCACTGTATCTGGTCCAGGCACCTCAAATGATCCAAAAGATTCTGAATCCCTAACCCACGTTTATACGGGCGTGCCTGCTTCTTCATGTCCACCTGAAGGGCTGTCAGGTCAAAGTTCTCCCTGCaacaaggaaacaaacagagacagcggGGCAGGAGCTCCACCAAATCCTCCCAAGCCCAGCCAGATACGAGCAAAGCCGAGTCAGAGCTCAAACACTCAGGTGAGGGCGGCCAAGAGCGTGGTGGCTGTAGCCGTCGTGTTCCTGGTCTGCTGGCTCACTCATCTGCTTCTGCGCATCTCCAACAACATCACCACCTCGCCGATGGTGGTGGAGGTGGCCAGCTATATTGCAGCCTCCTACACCTGCATCATCCCCTACATATTCTTGTACGGAGTGAAAAAGCTTTCTTGCTCATGCAAAAGGTAG